A single region of the Rhizobium sp. NLR16a genome encodes:
- a CDS encoding DUF1214 domain-containing protein produces the protein MFRFPLFILITLIVAFGGGIMISLYALDATQGFGAIKLGAWEAFPALQTVDADPYAKSHRARAGKLLYGSAEGLTFTASVDDDGARLNAGCRYSLSGQTPPARLWTLFTADNGGNPAAVKTGLPAALNSWTVLRQPDSSFSIEISAAAQPGNWLALPQAGTFRLVLTLFDTPTAGSSGVIDLAMPKLTKTGCGNA, from the coding sequence GTGTTTCGATTCCCCCTTTTCATCCTGATCACGCTGATCGTAGCCTTCGGCGGCGGCATCATGATTTCGCTTTATGCGCTGGATGCGACACAGGGTTTCGGGGCGATCAAGCTTGGCGCCTGGGAGGCCTTTCCGGCGTTGCAGACGGTCGATGCCGATCCTTACGCCAAATCGCACCGGGCACGCGCCGGCAAGTTGCTCTACGGCAGCGCCGAGGGGCTGACCTTCACGGCGAGCGTCGACGACGACGGTGCACGGCTGAACGCCGGCTGCCGCTACAGCCTCAGCGGGCAGACGCCGCCCGCCCGGCTCTGGACGCTCTTTACCGCCGACAATGGCGGCAATCCGGCGGCGGTGAAGACCGGGCTTCCGGCGGCGCTCAATTCCTGGACGGTGCTGCGCCAGCCCGACAGCAGCTTTTCGATCGAGATCTCCGCCGCCGCTCAGCCGGGCAACTGGCTGGCCTTGCCGCAGGCCGGTACTTTCCGGCTGGTGCTGACGCTGTTCGACACGCCAACCGCCGGCAGCTCCGGCGTGATCGATCTCGCCATGCCGAAGCTCACCAAGACCGGATGCGGCAATGCTTAG
- a CDS encoding DUF1254 domain-containing protein, whose product MLRIFFAVLTGLFGAALLHLVIILSLPHFTGRDAATRVAAEGDLNNFYLLGEQYDEAGLANGDPFLRTAVCSFDVEDAPVHFTAKGNVPFWSIAIYDSASNEVFSMNDRTSVGGALDVLAGGPIQLTDLRKNLPQELDQAILVEMARPDGYAVLRTLAPQASFDEAARNFLTEAGCEQFTPGN is encoded by the coding sequence ATGCTTAGGATCTTCTTCGCCGTCCTGACCGGTCTTTTCGGCGCAGCGCTCCTGCATCTCGTCATCATCCTGTCCCTGCCGCATTTCACCGGCAGGGATGCGGCGACCCGCGTGGCGGCGGAAGGCGATCTCAACAATTTCTATCTGCTCGGCGAGCAGTACGACGAGGCTGGTCTCGCCAATGGCGACCCCTTCCTGCGGACCGCCGTCTGCTCCTTCGACGTCGAGGATGCGCCGGTGCATTTCACCGCCAAGGGCAACGTCCCCTTCTGGTCGATCGCGATCTACGACAGCGCCTCCAACGAGGTGTTCAGCATGAACGACCGGACCTCGGTGGGCGGCGCGCTCGACGTTCTGGCGGGCGGCCCGATCCAGTTGACGGACCTGCGCAAGAACCTGCCGCAGGAACTGGACCAAGCGATCCTGGTGGAAATGGCGAGGCCGGATGGTTATGCCGTGCTACGGACGCTGGCACCGCAGGCAAGCTTCGATGAAGCAGCACGCAACTTCCTGACGGAAGCGGGCTGTGAGCAATTCACCCCCGGCAATTAA